The following proteins are encoded in a genomic region of Coffea eugenioides isolate CCC68of chromosome 6, Ceug_1.0, whole genome shotgun sequence:
- the LOC113774489 gene encoding uncharacterized protein LOC113774489 produces the protein MREFNAKYFPPLIQERKEDEFIRFRQRAQTVAEYESQFTRLSKFAPELMLTEQRRIRRFVQGLNVVIQKDLAIAQLSTFSDAVEKAQRVESARLQVRTFQAKKRATPEGGRGQEDMTTPLKSGKGNGGIRFSGISRDAPQEGSASASRCP, from the coding sequence atgagggaGTTCAATGCGAAGTATTTCCCACCTCTAATTcaagaaaggaaagaagatgaattcattAGGTTTCGCCAGAGAGCTCAGACTGTCGctgaatatgagagccagttcactaGGTTATCTAAGTTCGCTCCTGAATTAATGTTGacggagcaaaggaggataaggcgttttgtccagggaTTAAATGTCGTGATTCAGAAGGACTTGGCTATAGCCCAACTTAGTACCTTTAGCGATGCGgtggagaaagctcaacgagttgaaagcgcgAGATTGCAAGTTAGAACCTTCCAGGCAAAGAAAAGGGCTACTCCTGAAGGTGGCCGAGGGCAAGAAGATATGACCACACCTCTCAAGTCTGGAAAGGGAAATGGAGGAATAAGATTTTCGGGGATATCAAGAGATGCCCCACAGGAAGGCTCGGCCTCTGCTTCCCGTTGTCCCTGA